A genomic window from Streptomyces sp. NBC_00234 includes:
- a CDS encoding AraC family transcriptional regulator, producing MATAGTEKEWARYWQYAELPELDLLRARYVRHTFRRHSHEGYVFGTITQGVEDVGLPGGTVHAGPGAVVMINPEVPHTARAGVPEGWVYATLYPSAQVVNDIAADMTNLRGTVGFGETSVMDPHAARLITEVHRAAEEGNALAADSVLRVLVARLLGSHGGVLPTPVPHSAGARDAARARAALQERMADPPTLETLAAELGTSPFALLRAFKKQYGMPPHTWLTDARVRRARSMLDGGTAPAEAAVAVGFTDQPHLNRHFTRIVGVPPGAYQRERARTYKTGTDVPA from the coding sequence ATGGCGACAGCGGGGACGGAGAAGGAGTGGGCACGGTACTGGCAGTACGCGGAGCTGCCCGAGCTGGATCTGCTGCGTGCCCGCTACGTACGCCACACCTTCCGGCGCCACAGCCACGAGGGCTACGTCTTCGGCACGATCACGCAGGGAGTCGAGGACGTCGGTCTGCCCGGCGGCACCGTGCACGCGGGTCCCGGAGCCGTGGTCATGATCAATCCGGAGGTGCCGCACACCGCCCGTGCAGGCGTCCCCGAGGGCTGGGTGTACGCGACGCTCTACCCCTCCGCACAGGTGGTCAACGACATAGCGGCCGACATGACGAACCTGCGCGGCACCGTCGGCTTCGGCGAGACCAGCGTGATGGACCCGCACGCGGCAAGGCTGATCACCGAGGTCCACCGGGCCGCCGAGGAGGGCAACGCCCTTGCGGCGGACAGCGTGCTCCGCGTCCTGGTCGCCCGGCTCCTCGGCAGCCACGGCGGTGTGCTGCCCACCCCGGTGCCGCACTCGGCGGGTGCCCGGGACGCGGCGCGTGCCCGGGCGGCGCTCCAGGAGCGGATGGCCGACCCGCCGACGCTGGAGACGCTCGCCGCCGAGCTCGGGACGAGCCCGTTCGCGCTGCTCCGCGCGTTCAAGAAGCAGTACGGGATGCCCCCGCACACCTGGCTCACCGATGCCCGGGTGAGGCGGGCCCGCAGCATGCTGGACGGAGGCACCGCACCTGCCGAGGCAGCTGTCGCCGTCGGCTTCACCGATCAGCCCCACCTCAATCGTCACTTCACCCGGATCGTGGGAGTGCCCCCGGGGGCGTACCAGCGCGAGCGCGCAAGAACGTACAAGACGGGTACGGACGTCCCCGCCTAG
- a CDS encoding AzlC family ABC transporter permease, which produces MAEQTAPPGSARSVGGTADGPDARVTGAPGRETPGTALPGAGPAGGPKRDAEVVRDALGVGIAVGLSGFAFGVTSAGSGLTLLQTCALSLLVFTGASQFALVGALAAGGNPYTAAAGAFFLGVRNAFYGLRLSQLLALPRAVRPFAAQWVIDETTAVTLPQPTRRAARIGFTVTGLTLYVLWNLTTLVGALGAEALGDTDAWGLDAASPAVFLALLAPMLKSTTERVTAALAVLLALGLLPVLPAGLPVLLSALAAPVVLFLMGRGRGGKTVPTNDEEPRR; this is translated from the coding sequence GTGGCAGAACAGACAGCACCCCCAGGAAGCGCCCGCTCGGTCGGCGGTACCGCCGACGGCCCGGACGCACGAGTGACCGGGGCGCCCGGCAGGGAGACGCCCGGTACCGCGCTGCCCGGCGCCGGTCCGGCCGGTGGGCCGAAGCGCGATGCGGAGGTCGTACGGGACGCGCTCGGCGTGGGTATCGCCGTCGGGCTCTCCGGATTCGCCTTCGGGGTCACCTCGGCCGGTTCCGGACTGACTCTTCTCCAGACCTGCGCGCTCAGCCTTCTCGTCTTCACCGGCGCCTCGCAGTTCGCCCTGGTGGGTGCGCTCGCGGCGGGAGGGAACCCGTACACCGCGGCGGCCGGAGCCTTCTTCCTCGGCGTGCGGAACGCGTTCTACGGCCTGCGGCTCTCGCAACTGCTCGCGCTGCCCCGGGCCGTACGACCGTTCGCCGCGCAGTGGGTCATCGACGAGACGACCGCCGTCACCCTGCCCCAGCCCACCCGACGGGCCGCCCGGATCGGTTTCACGGTCACCGGGCTCACCCTGTACGTCCTGTGGAACCTGACCACCCTGGTGGGGGCGCTCGGCGCCGAGGCGCTCGGTGACACCGACGCGTGGGGGCTGGACGCGGCGAGCCCCGCGGTCTTCCTGGCGCTGCTCGCGCCGATGCTGAAGAGCACCACGGAACGGGTCACGGCTGCTCTCGCGGTGCTGCTCGCCCTAGGGCTCCTGCCCGTACTGCCCGCAGGGCTGCCGGTCCTGCTCTCCGCGCTCGCCGCGCCCGTCGTGCTCTTCCTGATGGGGCGCGGACGCGGCGGAAAGACCGTGCCGACGAACGACGAGGAGCCCCGCCGATGA
- a CDS encoding AzlD domain-containing protein encodes MNVWIAIGLTAAGCYLAKLLGLLVPAGALERPLVQRLAALLPVALLAALTAQQTFGDGQQLVLDARGAGLAAAAVALVLRAPFLVVVGAAVAVTAGVRALG; translated from the coding sequence ATGAACGTCTGGATCGCCATCGGGCTCACGGCCGCGGGCTGTTATCTCGCGAAGCTCCTGGGGCTGCTCGTGCCCGCCGGAGCGCTGGAGCGTCCCCTCGTGCAGCGGCTTGCCGCGCTCCTGCCCGTCGCGCTGCTGGCGGCCCTCACCGCACAGCAGACGTTCGGTGACGGACAGCAGCTCGTCCTCGACGCCAGGGGAGCGGGACTTGCGGCGGCGGCTGTCGCCCTGGTCCTTCGCGCGCCCTTCCTTGTCGTCGTCGGGGCCGCCGTTGCGGTGACGGCCGGGGTGCGCGCCCTGGGGTAG
- a CDS encoding MFS transporter, translating to MSISPGAAPTRAADGPGATGPGSGTDRVRRGAWGTTWLLLTFMLVNFADKTVMGLAAGPIRDELGLTRGEFGTAQSSFFALFSLAALGVSFLTRRVRTTVLLLAMALLWSVAQLPMLLGAAGFGTLVATRVLLGAAEGPAAPVAVHHLHGWFGQKDRTLPTAVLMVGAAGGVAVSAPLLTVVIDVWGWRWAFGVVGLVGLVWAVCWQLRGEEGPLAPPLGRAASGGGDAPTVPYRRLLLSGTWLTAAFGAFAAYWLLSAGLTWAPDYLHEVSGLSLRQSGAVVTATAVGNAVVLLGHGLLARRASRKESSGRRASGLGGGLVMCVAAVAIAAFAEVDSVGVKIALMVGPMALTNVILTVSQTAVARITPSTQRGVVLGALAFVYALAGILSPLVTGRMVDSAATVPAGYHSAYLLMAGLVAVAGVCAVCFLRPERDAARLGVPETPPTAPLAH from the coding sequence ATGAGTATCTCGCCGGGAGCGGCGCCGACCCGTGCGGCAGACGGCCCCGGGGCCACCGGCCCGGGCAGCGGCACGGACCGGGTGCGGCGCGGGGCCTGGGGCACCACCTGGCTGCTGCTCACGTTCATGCTGGTCAACTTCGCCGACAAGACCGTCATGGGTCTGGCCGCCGGTCCGATCCGCGACGAGCTGGGGCTGACCCGGGGCGAGTTCGGCACGGCACAGTCGTCGTTCTTCGCACTGTTCAGCCTGGCCGCTCTCGGGGTGTCCTTCCTGACCCGCCGGGTCCGCACGACCGTTCTCCTGCTCGCCATGGCACTGCTGTGGTCGGTGGCCCAGCTGCCGATGCTGCTCGGCGCAGCCGGATTCGGGACGCTGGTGGCGACCCGGGTGCTCCTCGGCGCGGCCGAGGGACCCGCCGCCCCGGTCGCCGTGCACCATCTGCACGGCTGGTTCGGGCAGAAGGACCGGACCCTGCCGACCGCCGTGCTGATGGTCGGCGCGGCCGGCGGGGTGGCCGTGTCCGCTCCCCTGCTCACCGTGGTGATCGATGTGTGGGGCTGGCGCTGGGCCTTCGGCGTCGTGGGGCTGGTGGGCCTGGTCTGGGCGGTCTGCTGGCAGCTCCGCGGCGAGGAGGGACCGCTCGCCCCGCCGCTCGGCCGGGCCGCCTCCGGTGGCGGGGACGCGCCCACGGTGCCGTACCGCAGGCTGCTGCTGTCCGGCACCTGGCTGACGGCCGCGTTCGGCGCCTTCGCCGCGTACTGGCTGCTGTCGGCCGGACTGACCTGGGCACCGGACTACCTGCACGAGGTCTCCGGCCTGAGTCTGCGGCAGTCCGGCGCGGTGGTGACGGCGACCGCTGTCGGCAACGCCGTGGTGCTCCTCGGACACGGTCTGCTGGCCCGCCGGGCATCCCGCAAGGAGAGCTCCGGCAGGCGGGCTTCCGGGCTCGGGGGCGGTCTGGTGATGTGTGTGGCCGCGGTGGCGATCGCGGCGTTCGCGGAGGTGGACTCGGTGGGGGTGAAGATCGCGCTGATGGTCGGTCCCATGGCCCTGACGAACGTGATCCTGACGGTGTCGCAGACCGCCGTCGCCCGGATCACGCCCTCCACGCAGCGTGGAGTCGTCCTGGGCGCGCTGGCCTTCGTATACGCCTTGGCGGGCATTCTCTCCCCGCTGGTCACCGGGCGGATGGTCGACTCCGCCGCCACGGTGCCGGCCGGGTACCACTCGGCGTACCTGCTGATGGCGGGGCTGGTAGCGGTGGCCGGCGTCTGCGCGGTCTGTTTCCTGCGGCCGGAGAGGGACGCGGCACGGCTGGGTGTCCCGGAGACGCCACCGACGGCTCCGCTCGCCCACTGA
- a CDS encoding alkyl sulfatase dimerization domain-containing protein, giving the protein MTEHNPTDYLSYVDRVWRGEDTLFAHLSGAYSDAGLVTVRERVGFLPAFANVAVFDTGDGLVLVDSGDIRTAQPLHRAVGAFSEQHVSTVVYTHGHVDHVFGVTPFDTQAAAEGRERPEVIAHEAVTARFDRYVSTAGYNTWINRRQFGVPSLNWPSTYRYPDTTYRDRMTVERGDLTFELVHAKGETDDSTYVWVPELKTLCTGDLFIWNTPNAGNPQKVQRYPEDWARALRAMQELGAELLLPGHGVPIVGKDRVHRALDDTARLLESLCEQTRALMNAGHRLDAVLHGVRVPQELLEKPYLHPAYDEPEFVVRNLWRLWGGWYDQNPAHLKPAPDADVATEFARAAGGAGVLADRAAKLLEEGELRLASHLAETAALAAPADVAVARIRARVYAERAVAETSTMARGVFNWASAESAAVAEGTDLETELTRSPEGRRRAAGMISVGVTEDDSCGCGGAPGEDG; this is encoded by the coding sequence ATGACGGAGCACAACCCGACGGACTATCTCAGCTATGTCGACCGGGTGTGGCGAGGTGAGGACACACTGTTCGCCCACCTCTCCGGGGCCTACTCGGACGCAGGGCTGGTGACCGTGCGCGAGCGGGTCGGCTTCCTGCCCGCGTTCGCCAACGTCGCGGTGTTCGACACCGGTGACGGCCTGGTGCTCGTGGACTCCGGGGACATCCGTACGGCGCAGCCGCTGCACCGGGCGGTAGGGGCGTTCAGCGAGCAGCACGTCAGCACGGTCGTCTACACGCACGGCCACGTGGACCACGTCTTCGGAGTGACCCCGTTCGACACCCAGGCCGCGGCCGAGGGGCGTGAGCGTCCCGAGGTGATCGCCCACGAGGCGGTCACGGCACGGTTCGACCGGTACGTCAGCACGGCGGGCTACAACACCTGGATCAACCGGCGGCAGTTCGGCGTCCCGTCCCTGAACTGGCCTTCCACCTACCGCTACCCCGACACCACCTATCGGGACCGGATGACCGTCGAGCGCGGTGACCTGACGTTCGAGCTGGTTCACGCCAAGGGTGAGACGGACGACAGCACCTATGTGTGGGTGCCCGAACTGAAGACGCTGTGCACGGGCGATCTCTTCATCTGGAACACCCCCAACGCGGGCAACCCCCAGAAGGTGCAGCGCTACCCGGAGGACTGGGCGCGCGCCCTGCGTGCCATGCAGGAGCTCGGCGCCGAACTGCTGCTCCCGGGGCACGGTGTGCCGATCGTCGGCAAGGACCGGGTCCACCGGGCACTCGACGACACGGCGCGGCTCCTGGAGTCGCTGTGCGAGCAGACGCGGGCGCTGATGAACGCGGGCCACCGCCTCGATGCCGTGCTGCACGGGGTCCGGGTGCCCCAGGAGCTGCTGGAGAAGCCGTATCTGCATCCCGCCTACGACGAGCCCGAGTTCGTCGTACGCAATCTGTGGCGGCTCTGGGGCGGCTGGTACGACCAGAATCCGGCCCATCTCAAGCCCGCACCGGACGCCGACGTCGCCACCGAGTTCGCACGGGCGGCGGGCGGCGCGGGGGTCCTGGCCGATCGTGCGGCGAAGCTGCTGGAGGAGGGGGAGCTGAGGCTCGCCTCCCACCTCGCGGAGACGGCCGCCCTGGCGGCCCCGGCCGATGTGGCGGTGGCGCGGATACGGGCACGGGTGTACGCGGAGCGTGCGGTGGCCGAAACGTCGACGATGGCCCGGGGAGTCTTCAACTGGGCGTCCGCCGAATCGGCCGCGGTGGCCGAGGGAACGGACCTGGAGACCGAGCTGACACGCTCTCCCGAGGGTCGCAGGCGCGCCGCCGGGATGATCAGCGTCGGCGTCACGGAGGACGACTCCTGCGGCTGCGGCGGGGCTCCGGGGGAGGACGGATGA
- a CDS encoding PucR family transcriptional regulator encodes MPLSDEARALALRCEPKVNELARRMARESFEELPGYAGLPGEMKDLEVAATARYGVRLFLRRAADPHPGPGGLRLFRERAAQRAEEGFPLHLLLRSHALGAYVLWQALRDAAEPGEEGALIELVDLLLRSHHKLMGAVAETYLDERSALDAEQREQRRSLVRGFLDGVLEPRQDLLEELGLTGPALVLAVALEHSAGADSGDSVTVRRRMRRVQTALDQTFGTELLVLFDAGDGRAVVPQGGEAPADLAQRLTRACGAEVRIATVRADTPDTVPEASRTAVEVLRVARACGLPPGTHSLDDVLLEYHLSRPGPSSRRIAALLAPVAARPELLRTLRTHLAEQQDRRRTAAVLGLHPNTVDNRLARFAELTGLDLASPRGTALAIAALLLHDTAADGAATAKGAGTRRRIS; translated from the coding sequence ATGCCGCTGTCCGACGAGGCCAGGGCCCTCGCTCTGCGGTGCGAGCCCAAGGTCAACGAACTGGCCCGCCGCATGGCCCGCGAGTCCTTCGAGGAGCTTCCCGGCTATGCCGGGCTCCCGGGCGAGATGAAGGACCTTGAGGTCGCCGCCACCGCCCGGTACGGAGTCCGGCTCTTCCTGCGCCGGGCCGCCGATCCGCATCCCGGCCCCGGCGGGCTGCGGCTGTTCCGGGAACGGGCCGCGCAACGGGCCGAGGAAGGCTTCCCGCTCCACCTGCTGCTGCGCTCGCACGCGCTCGGGGCGTACGTGCTGTGGCAGGCGCTCCGAGACGCCGCGGAGCCCGGCGAGGAGGGTGCTCTCATCGAACTCGTCGACCTGCTGCTGCGCTCGCACCACAAACTGATGGGCGCTGTCGCGGAGACGTACCTGGACGAGCGGTCGGCCCTGGACGCGGAACAGCGTGAACAACGCCGCTCCCTGGTACGCGGTTTTCTCGACGGTGTCCTGGAGCCCCGTCAGGACCTCCTGGAGGAGCTCGGCCTCACCGGGCCCGCCCTGGTGCTCGCCGTGGCCCTGGAGCACTCGGCCGGTGCCGATTCCGGGGACTCGGTGACCGTGCGACGGCGGATGCGACGCGTCCAGACCGCCCTCGACCAGACCTTCGGGACGGAACTGCTGGTGCTGTTCGACGCGGGGGACGGCCGGGCCGTCGTACCGCAGGGAGGCGAAGCGCCCGCCGATCTGGCGCAGCGGCTCACCAGGGCCTGCGGGGCGGAGGTCCGGATCGCGACCGTCCGGGCAGACACTCCGGACACCGTCCCCGAGGCGTCCCGGACGGCCGTGGAAGTGCTGCGGGTGGCGCGCGCGTGCGGGCTGCCGCCCGGGACGCACTCCCTGGACGACGTCCTGCTCGAGTACCACCTCTCGCGCCCGGGCCCGAGCAGCCGGCGCATCGCCGCGCTGCTCGCCCCGGTCGCCGCCCGCCCCGAGCTGCTGCGGACCCTGCGCACGCACCTGGCGGAGCAGCAGGACCGGCGCCGCACCGCGGCCGTGCTCGGACTCCACCCGAACACGGTCGACAACCGTCTCGCCCGATTCGCCGAGCTGACCGGTCTCGACCTGGCGTCGCCGCGGGGCACCGCGCTCGCCATCGCCGCACTGCTGCTGCACGACACCGCCGCGGACGGCGCGGCCACGGCGAAGGGTGCGGGCACCCGGCGACGGATCAGCTGA
- a CDS encoding DUF3046 domain-containing protein, with protein MRLTIFWERMADHFGETYADSFARDHVMSELGGRTVHQALAAGWDAKDVWRGVCTAVGVPAEKR; from the coding sequence ATGCGGTTGACGATTTTCTGGGAGCGGATGGCGGACCACTTCGGTGAGACGTACGCGGACTCCTTCGCGCGCGATCACGTGATGTCCGAGCTCGGAGGCCGCACGGTGCACCAGGCACTGGCGGCCGGATGGGACGCGAAGGACGTCTGGCGCGGGGTCTGCACAGCGGTCGGTGTTCCCGCCGAAAAGCGCTGA
- a CDS encoding AI-2E family transporter translates to MPGWLPRAMVLALALYACFQLGSWAFDQLIGLLINVLIAFFLALAIEPAVSRMASRGMRRGLATFLVFLAVLIAGAGFVVLLGSMLAGQILDMVEDLPEYLDSVINWVNETFRTELSRVDVQDSLLHSDWLQKYVQNSATGVLDVSTTVLGGLFRLLTIFLFSFYFAADGPRLRRALCSVLPPAHQAEVLRAWEIAVDKTGGYLYSRGLMALISGVAHYVLLEILGVPYAPALAVWVGLVSQFIPTIGTYLAGALPMLIAFTVNPWYALWVLGFVVVYQQFENYVLQPKLTSKTVDIHPAVAFGSVVAGTALMGAVGALIAIPAIATLQAFLGAYVKRYAVTDDPRVHGGRRGRRAGTISAWMRRVLGARGSGGERPGDGPDARG, encoded by the coding sequence ATGCCTGGCTGGCTGCCGCGGGCGATGGTGCTCGCGCTCGCGCTCTACGCCTGTTTCCAGCTCGGCAGCTGGGCGTTCGACCAGCTCATCGGCCTGCTGATCAACGTACTCATCGCCTTCTTCCTGGCCCTGGCCATCGAACCGGCGGTGAGCCGGATGGCGTCGCGCGGCATGCGCCGCGGCCTCGCCACGTTCCTGGTCTTCCTGGCCGTCCTGATCGCCGGAGCCGGCTTCGTCGTCCTGCTCGGCTCGATGCTCGCGGGCCAGATCCTCGACATGGTCGAGGACCTCCCGGAGTACCTCGACTCGGTGATCAACTGGGTGAACGAGACCTTCCGTACCGAGCTGTCCAGGGTCGACGTCCAGGACAGCCTGTTGCACTCCGACTGGCTGCAGAAGTACGTCCAGAACAGCGCGACCGGTGTCCTCGACGTGTCGACGACGGTGCTCGGCGGGCTGTTCAGGCTGCTGACGATCTTCCTGTTCTCCTTCTACTTCGCGGCCGACGGTCCCCGGCTGCGCCGCGCGCTCTGTTCCGTACTGCCGCCCGCGCACCAGGCCGAGGTGCTGCGCGCCTGGGAGATCGCCGTCGACAAGACCGGCGGCTACCTCTACTCCCGCGGACTGATGGCGCTGATCTCCGGTGTCGCGCACTACGTCCTGCTGGAGATCCTGGGGGTGCCCTACGCCCCGGCGCTCGCGGTCTGGGTCGGCCTGGTCTCCCAGTTCATCCCCACCATCGGTACGTATCTGGCGGGCGCCCTGCCGATGCTGATCGCTTTCACCGTCAACCCCTGGTACGCGCTGTGGGTGCTCGGCTTCGTGGTGGTCTACCAGCAGTTCGAGAACTACGTGCTGCAGCCCAAGCTCACCTCCAAGACCGTCGACATCCATCCGGCGGTCGCGTTCGGCTCGGTCGTCGCCGGTACGGCGCTGATGGGTGCCGTGGGCGCGCTGATCGCGATCCCCGCGATCGCGACGCTGCAGGCGTTCCTCGGCGCGTACGTGAAGCGGTACGCGGTGACGGACGACCCGAGGGTCCACGGCGGCCGGCGCGGTCGCCGGGCGGGGACGATCTCGGCGTGGATGCGTCGTGTGCTGGGGGCGCGCGGCAGCGGGGGCGAGCGGCCGGGCGACGGCCCTGACGCACGCGGCTGA
- a CDS encoding SDR family oxidoreductase, which produces MGTSLSGKVALVAGATRGAGRGIAVQLGAAGATVYVTGRTSGSERSEMNRPETIEETAALVDRAGGRGIAVQVDHLVPSQVSGLVARIRTEQGALHVLVNDIWGARIEWNKSVWESSLDTGLHTLRLAVDTHAITSHYAVPLLIETPGGLVVEVTDGTTEYNAHTYRVSFFYDLAKASVNRMAFALAHELEPHRATAVSLTPGWLRSEAMLQAHGVTEANWRDAVAHSPHFAISESPAFVGRAVAALAQDPDVARWNGESLSSGGLAQVYGFTDIDGSRPDAWRYLTEVQDPGLPADVTGYR; this is translated from the coding sequence ATGGGGACATCTCTCTCAGGAAAAGTCGCCCTGGTCGCAGGGGCCACCCGCGGTGCGGGACGAGGCATCGCGGTCCAGCTCGGTGCCGCCGGAGCGACCGTCTATGTGACGGGACGCACCAGTGGGTCCGAGCGTTCCGAGATGAACCGGCCCGAGACGATCGAGGAGACCGCCGCTCTCGTGGACCGGGCGGGCGGTCGCGGAATCGCCGTACAGGTGGACCACCTCGTCCCCTCCCAGGTCAGCGGGCTGGTTGCGCGGATCCGGACCGAGCAGGGCGCCCTCCATGTCCTGGTGAACGACATCTGGGGCGCCCGGATCGAGTGGAATAAGTCCGTCTGGGAATCGTCGCTGGACACCGGACTGCACACCCTGCGGCTGGCCGTCGACACCCACGCCATCACCAGCCACTACGCGGTCCCGCTGCTCATCGAGACGCCGGGCGGACTGGTCGTCGAGGTGACCGACGGCACCACCGAGTACAACGCGCACACCTACCGCGTCTCGTTCTTCTACGACCTGGCGAAGGCGTCGGTGAACCGGATGGCGTTCGCGCTGGCGCACGAGCTGGAGCCCCACCGGGCGACCGCCGTATCACTCACTCCGGGCTGGCTCAGGTCCGAGGCCATGCTCCAGGCCCACGGCGTCACCGAGGCCAACTGGCGCGACGCGGTCGCGCACTCACCCCACTTCGCCATTTCCGAGAGTCCCGCCTTCGTCGGCCGGGCCGTCGCCGCGCTGGCCCAGGACCCCGACGTGGCCCGCTGGAACGGCGAGTCGCTGTCCAGCGGCGGGCTGGCGCAGGTCTACGGGTTCACCGACATCGACGGGAGCCGTCCCGACGCCTGGAGATACCTCACCGAGGTCCAGGACCCGGGCCTTCCCGCGGACGTCACCGGATACCGCTGA
- the recA gene encoding recombinase RecA: MAGTDREKALDAALAQIERQFGKGAVMRLGERPNEPIEVIPTGSTALDVALGVGGLPRGRVVEVYGPESSGKTTLTLHAVANAQKLGGSVAFIDAEHALDPEYAKKLGVDIDSLILSQPDNGEQALEIVDMLVRSGALDLIVIDSVAALVPRAEIEGEMGDSHVGLQARLMSQALRKITSALNQSKTTAIFINQLREKIGVMFGSPETTTGGRALKFYASVRLDIRRIETLKDGTDAVGNRTRVKVVKNKVAPPFKQAEFDILYGHGISREGGLIDMGVEHGFVRKAGAWYTYEGDQLGQGKENARNFLKDNPDLANEIEKKILEKLGIGVRPESPAVEPAADAAVAVDVADASAKSVPAPVTKAKATKAAAAKS; this comes from the coding sequence ATGGCAGGAACCGACCGCGAGAAGGCGTTGGACGCCGCACTCGCACAGATTGAACGGCAATTCGGCAAGGGCGCGGTGATGCGCCTCGGCGAGCGGCCGAACGAGCCCATCGAGGTGATCCCCACCGGGTCCACCGCGCTCGACGTCGCGCTCGGCGTCGGCGGTCTCCCGCGCGGCCGTGTGGTGGAGGTGTACGGGCCGGAGTCCTCCGGTAAGACGACGCTGACGCTGCACGCCGTGGCGAACGCACAGAAGCTCGGTGGCTCGGTGGCGTTCATCGACGCCGAGCACGCCCTCGACCCCGAGTACGCGAAGAAGCTCGGCGTCGACATCGACAGCCTCATCCTGTCCCAGCCGGACAACGGTGAGCAGGCGCTGGAGATCGTGGACATGCTGGTCCGCTCCGGTGCGCTCGACCTGATCGTCATCGACTCCGTCGCGGCCCTGGTGCCGCGTGCGGAGATCGAGGGCGAGATGGGTGACTCCCACGTGGGTCTGCAGGCCCGTCTGATGAGCCAGGCACTCCGCAAGATCACCAGCGCGCTCAACCAGTCCAAGACCACCGCGATCTTCATCAACCAGCTCCGCGAGAAGATCGGTGTGATGTTCGGCTCGCCCGAGACCACGACCGGTGGCCGGGCCCTGAAGTTCTACGCCTCGGTGCGTCTCGACATCCGACGGATCGAGACGCTCAAGGACGGCACCGACGCCGTGGGTAACCGCACCCGCGTCAAGGTCGTCAAGAACAAGGTCGCGCCGCCGTTCAAGCAGGCAGAGTTCGACATCCTCTACGGCCACGGAATCAGCCGCGAGGGCGGTCTGATCGACATGGGCGTCGAGCACGGCTTCGTCCGCAAGGCAGGCGCCTGGTACACGTACGAGGGCGACCAGCTCGGACAGGGCAAGGAGAACGCCCGCAACTTCCTCAAGGACAACCCCGATCTCGCCAATGAGATCGAGAAGAAGATCCTGGAGAAGCTGGGCATCGGTGTGCGGCCCGAGAGCCCTGCGGTCGAGCCCGCTGCCGACGCGGCCGTTGCCGTCGACGTTGCCGACGCCTCGGCGAAGTCCGTGCCCGCGCCGGTCACCAAGGCCAAGGCCACCAAGGCTGCGGCGGCCAAGAGCTAG
- the recX gene encoding recombination regulator RecX — MTRRTEWPGNDADPGAGSESVAGAAHESGSGFDPGSGGDFRGESAGRSGSRRGRGSGGGFGEGRGSGGGTGRRSRGGSRSSGSSSSSRAEREEPQDPVEQARNICLRLLTGTPRTRKQLADALRKREIPDEAAEEVLSRFEDVGLINDGAFAEAWVESRHHSRGLARRALVRELRTKGVDSALIDEAVEQLAPEQEEETARELVDRKLRSTRGLDRDKRLRRLAGMLARKGYGEGMSLRVVRQALAEEGEDTEGLDEPF, encoded by the coding sequence GTGACGCGTCGTACGGAGTGGCCGGGCAATGACGCCGACCCCGGCGCCGGCTCCGAATCCGTCGCAGGGGCGGCCCACGAGTCCGGGTCGGGGTTCGATCCCGGGTCCGGGGGCGACTTCCGGGGTGAGTCCGCCGGGCGGTCCGGTTCCCGTCGGGGGAGGGGATCGGGCGGAGGGTTCGGCGAAGGCCGGGGGTCGGGCGGGGGCACCGGCCGTCGTTCCCGCGGCGGCTCCAGAAGCAGTGGTTCCTCGTCCTCGTCGAGGGCCGAGAGGGAGGAACCGCAGGATCCGGTCGAGCAGGCGCGCAACATCTGCCTGCGCCTGCTCACCGGGACCCCACGCACGCGCAAGCAACTCGCGGACGCTCTGCGCAAGCGGGAGATCCCCGACGAGGCGGCAGAGGAAGTGCTGTCGCGGTTCGAGGACGTGGGGCTGATCAACGACGGGGCGTTCGCTGAGGCGTGGGTGGAGTCCCGGCATCACAGCCGGGGGCTGGCTCGCCGGGCCCTCGTCCGTGAGCTGCGCACCAAGGGTGTGGATTCCGCGCTGATCGACGAGGCGGTCGAGCAGCTCGCCCCGGAGCAGGAGGAGGAGACGGCCCGCGAACTGGTGGACCGCAAACTTCGCTCCACCCGGGGGCTGGACCGCGACAAGCGTCTGCGCCGCCTGGCGGGCATGCTCGCGCGCAAGGGGTACGGGGAGGGGATGTCCCTGCGCGTGGTGAGGCAGGCGCTGGCGGAGGAAGGCGAAGACACGGAGGGGCTGGACGAGCCCTTCTGA